The proteins below are encoded in one region of Colias croceus chromosome 17, ilColCroc2.1:
- the LOC123699308 gene encoding carboxypeptidase B-like codes for MNKRRSNNNVKTVKKNFIQNKNMKRVEKNNVSEPHSHTVRREQSKARWSVFNVSWPKVAPQMRARKASTRMTHMMYQELEETTSPYTPLSDEDFTGKLSPYAIKEQLLRVASRFPNANVTIEVIGRTVEYNDIVMMKIAEHPDYSRHFRAEDDKYADEPPQKKIVFIVHGLNVMGISHIQCLSVDSEFSKLLSYYLKHMEYFDIYVIPLANPDGFDTALREQLWSKNMSPQSACPGVNVDRNFNVAWNASNTISSCSQQYPGSAPFTEAESKAIRDVLHKYSHKIIAYINVHAGSYNAKSYKGEAVLYPKGYTEVQTDDDKYIDLRGEIDEAMRNASFQTLSVTVDTLHSWYGKVFGTSVDYASTVYGIPYALELVMQIYDDYYMDTDETYSLSSLNEVWSRVIDVIFKSIWKNSHISENDKK; via the exons ATGAATAAGCGTCGCTCCAACAACAATGTAAAAACCGTCAAgaaaaattttatccaaaataaaaatatgaaaag agttgagaaaaataatgtatcGGAGCCTCATTCGCACACCGTTCGAAGGGAACAATCCAAGGCCCGGTGGTCAGTGTTTAATGTTTCATGGCCTAAAGTGGCCCCACAAATGAGAGCAAGGAAAGC atCAACACGGATGACGCATATGATGTACCAAGAATTAGAGGAAACTACaag CCCTTACACGCCATTGAGCGATGAAGATTTTACCGGCAAATTAAGTCCATATGCG ataaaagaacaattattaCGAGTGGCATCAAGATTTCCAAACGCGAACGTAACTATCGAAGTGATAGGGCGCACAGTTGAATACAATGACATAGTGATGATGAAAATAGCTGAGCACCCAGATTACTCTAGACATTTCCGTGCTGAAGATGATAAATATGCAGACGAACCTCCGCAAAAGAAAATCGTATTTATAGTTCACGGATTAAATGTTATGGGGATATCACATATACAGTGTTTGTCAGTGGACTCGGAGTTTTCGAAACTGCTATCGTATTATCTGAAACACATGGAATACTTTGATATATATGTCATTCCCCTGGCTAACCCAGATGGTTTTGATACTGCTCTACGt GAACAACTGTGGAGCAAAAACATGTCACCCCAAAGTGCTTGTCCAGGAGTGAATGTAGATCGCAATTTCAACGTTGCCTGGAATGCATCTAACACCATCTCATCCTGTAGCCAGCAGTACCCTGGTTCTGCTCCCTTTACAGAAGCAGAATCCAAAGCTATTAGAGATGTTCTCCATAAATATAGTCACAAAATCATCGCCTATATCAACGTGCACGCTGGATCGTATAATGCTAAAAGCTATAaa GGAGAAGCTGTCCTCTATCCCAAAGGCTATACCGAAGTACAGACAGATGATGACAAATACATAGATTTGCGAGGTGAAATAGACGAAGCCATGCGGAACGCTAGCTTTCAAACACTGTCAGTTACAGTGGACACGTTGCATAGTTGGTACGGGAAGGTGTTTGGGACAAGTGTCGATTACGCTTCCACG GTATATGGTATCCCATACGCTTTAGAGTTGGTGATGCAAATATATGACGATTATTATATGGACACAGATGAAACATACAGCCTTTCATCTCTCAACGAAGTATGGAGTCGAGTTATAGACGTTATATTTAAGAGTATATGGAAGAATTCACATATCAGTGAAaatgataagaaataa